From a single Lolium rigidum isolate FL_2022 chromosome 7, APGP_CSIRO_Lrig_0.1, whole genome shotgun sequence genomic region:
- the LOC124677798 gene encoding uncharacterized protein LOC124677798 produces the protein MILVAVMAELLEEYTAAVAGAVERLLSAAPRILPRRVRFIVLRSLPFASRPQPVPPPPYASPVLLAR, from the coding sequence ATGATCCTGGTGGCGGTCATGGCGGAGCTGCTGGAGGAGtacacggcggcggtggcaggcGCCGTGGAGCGGCTGCTGTCCGCGGCGCCGCGCATCTTGCCGCGACGCGTGCGGTTCATCGTCCTCCGCAGCCTCCCCTTCGCCTCGCGGCCGCAGCCCGTGCCGCCGCCACCGTACGCGAGCCCCGTCCTGCTCGCCCGCTGA